The window TATGCTAAAGCAACCCGTGGCAATATCGAAGTAGTAACAAACGTAGTTGGTTAATCAGCACTTACTTCGTCGTGATACATATTGATCCATACGTGTATCCGGTTTTGGTTGTGATTACTTTCACGGTTTATGCAGCAATTTTCTGGGTCGTTCGATACGTTAAACGAAAGAACCTGTAAGCTTTCGATGAATGAATCAATGATTCGTTACGCTAACGGAGAACTATAGGCTGAATAACAAAAGGTCAGTTTGCTTTTGCAGACTGACCTTTTGTTATTGTTTTCTTATCAGGGGGATCGCTATTCATGAAGGCCCTGTCTCACTTTGCACTATTTGTAAGCACCCGTGCTGATAGCAGGTACTTACTTGAATTTCTATTTCCCAAGGAGCCTCATAACTGACGCCAAGAAACTGATTGCCTTGGTAAATGGCGATTGCAAATGGGGGTTCACCCAGCTCATTCTCAAGCGTAGGATATACAAGAACGTTTTGTTTCCCAGTAGGAAGAGAACGACCTAGGAATGGCGTATAGCGGTATTGAATTGGATCCACACCCGGCTCGATTTTACTTAAAAACCAATCTGATGCTATCAGTCTTTGATAAAACCCGTCCATGAATGGATTCTCCCCGATATCGTACACGTAATTTCCGTTCGTTCGAACCGCCTGTGATCGGCTGAAGTTAAAGTATGTGATGGCTTTAACCTGAGGAAACAATCGCGGCAGCAAACCGTACATGTACCCCAACTGGCTTTCCGCCCAGCTCCAGTAAGCTTTGTTAGTGGGTAAATACGTGTGAGCAATAGCTCCCTCTGAAATCATAATAGGCTTATGACGATAGCGGTCGTAGAGAGGGGCGAAGGTATCGATAACGGTGCCCTTTAGCTGTTCTTGACCTGCTGAGAAGGGGGTGCTATACAAGGGAAAACCGACCCAGTCCACGTAAGAGTCCCCTGGATAGTAGTCATCGATCGTATCCGGCGGCCAGAAATTAGGAGACCACACCATAGCTACATTTGGAGCATCTTCGGCCATAATGTCGTGAATAAGACGGAATTTCTCAATATATTTCTGGGGTTCTCCGTGCCATGGCACCCATGCTCCGTTCATCTCCGAAGCATACCGTAGGAAGATCGGAATGCCGGAGGCCTTGGCTTCACGTGCGAAACGGCGGACGTATTCGTCATCCTGCACGTCATCTATGCCGTAGCGCGGTTCCCAACCAATCTGGAGTGCACCGTCAAGCGCCTTCACTCTTTCGGCAGTCCGAGCGGGGAAATATGTGTTCGTATCGGTCTGCACCTTCCGCCATCCAACATAAGCCAAGTAAAGAGCGTGCTTGCGTCCGTATACGTCTTCAATCTTCGTAACATCATAGCCGACCCTGCGATCTGCCCCGAGCATGCCGATATACGATATCATGGTCAAATTTTTAAAGCTTCGATACAAGTTAATGCCGTACATCTATTCTCTGGAGGCGCTATTTCTCATAGAGGCATTTGACTTCCGGGAAGATGTGCAATCGCATAACGTAGACGATCAATTCATGTTCGGACCAGCACTTCTAGTTTGCCCAGTCACAACAGCGATGTATTACGGTCCGGAATCCCGTAAGCTTCACGGCGTAAGCAAGTACCGCAACGTCTACCTTCCCGTCGGCGATTGGTACGATTATTGGACGGACGGGCGTACGGAGGGCGGAAGGACAATAAAATCCAAAGCCAACCTAGAGACGATGCCGCTATATGTCCGTGCAGGATCCATCGTTCCGCTGGGAACGAATATCCAGTATGCTGACGAACATCCGGCAGGGGATATTCGTTTGAAGGTTTATCCCGGCAAGGATGCTATATTCATCTTTTATGAGGATGAGGGAGACAGTTATGGTTACGAGGAAGGAGCTTTTGTCACAATTGAGATCCAATGGAACGAGGCTTATGGATTGCTGGCGAAGCCGGTCAATGCACGATCTCTTACCATGGTGAGCCACTCACAATCAGGCAAGACGATGTCAGCTAATCCGGGTAACTCCGACAACTTCAGCATGGCCAAGCTGTTCCAAAAGTTTGGCCATGTTATTATTTCTCCGCAAAGTCCGTTATATATACCTGATGAGATCAGATCAAAAATTGACAACGCTTTCTCAAAAATTTTGGCTTACCGGTGAGTACTGCAGGGATGTAGTATGGGATTAAGGGAGGAACGAACATGGAACTAGATACGCAGCTAGCAAGACCTTCAGCCAAAGTAGGTGAGAAAGCGCTTTTATGGAAGCGGTTTAAACAGCAAAAGATGCTTCATTTATTCGTTGGGCTAGGGATGATTTTCTTACTGATTTTTTCCTACACGCCTATGTTCGGCATCATCATGGCGTTTAAGGATTACAGCATCTCATCCGGCATTAAGGGCATTTTCACCAGCGAATGGGTCGGTTTAAAATATTTCGACGAATTCGTAAATGATTACCAATTCGGAACCATCGTTCGCAATACGCTCATGTTGAGCTTGCTGAAGGTAATCTTCACCTTCCCCGCACCGATCATTTTTGCGATCATGCTTAACGAAGTGAAACACATGGCCTTCAAACGATTAGTGCAAACCGTCAGCTACTTGCCTCACTTCATTTCATGGGTTGTCGTCGTCAGCCTCGCCTTCTTCTTCCTATCAGCAGACGTCGGACTTGTGAACAAGGCGCTATTGGGACTTGGTCTCATAGACAAGCAGCTCGATGTTCTGACCAATGCGAACTACTTCTGGGGACTGGCGGTCGGAAGTGCTATGTGGAAGGAGATGGGCTGGTGGACTATTATCTTCCTGGCGGCCATCACGGGCATCAATCCGGCTCTATACGAAGCGGCGCAAATCGACGGTGCCGGGAGACTGGCACGTATCCGCCACATTACGATTCCAAGCATGAAGGGAACGATCATTGTCGTCCTTATTCTCACAATTGGCAGTATTCTCGGCGGTGGTCTGGTCGGCTCGAACTTCGAGCAGGCGTATCTTCTTGGGAACACCATCAACAATCCAACCTCGGAGATTGTTCAGACCTATGCGTTTAAAGTCGGCCTACGGGATGGTCGTTTCTCATACGCAGCAGCCATCGACCTGATCCAATCCTTCATCTCGGTTTTGTTGATCTTCTCCAGCAATTACATCGCCAAGCGAAAGTCGGATTCAAGCCTATTCTAGTGAAAGGAGGAACGTTCGTGCTCCATAACCAAAAACAGAAGGACATTCTTCTAGACAGCATGATTTACGTGGTTCTACTCATCATCATGCTCACCATGTTGTATCCGTTCTACTACGTTCTGATCGTATCGTTCAACAGGGGATCCGATTCGCTTCTCGGAGGCGTATACTTGTGGCCCCGAAGTGTTACTTTAGAAAATTACAAAACATTCTTGGCAGATCCAAAATGGTTTCGCGCTTTTCTGGTTACGGTTTCCCGAACGGTGCTGGGTACTACGCTGGGCGTTCTATTTACATGTCTGGTTGCTTATGGTCTTTCACATCGGAATCTGTTATTCAGCAAATTTTACTTCACGGTTATTATTTTCGCGATGTATTTCTCCGGCGGCCTCATTCCGTACTACGTATTGCTACGCTCGATCGGTTTACTGAATACGTTCGGTGTATATATCATCCCGTCCATGCTCAGTACTTTCTTCCTGCTTATTGCTATCTCGTTCTTCCGTGAGATACCCGGCGAACTGATGGAATCCGCTCACATGGACGGCGCGAGCGAATTTGTCGTTTTTTTCCGGATCGTCCTGCCGGTTTCGATGCCGCTCATCGCGACGATGTCCTTGTTCATGGGCGTAGGTCAATGGAACTCATGGCTGGATTCGGCTTACTTTGTACAATCGGAGAGCCTGCGAACGCTCACATACCGCATGATGGAAATCATCAACAAGTTCAATTCGCCGATGGATGCGCTCGCAGTCGCGAACGGCTCCTCGTCGGGAGTAACGAGCTTCTCGCTTCAGGTGACGGCGATGGTTGTCTCGATAGCGCCTATCGTGTGCATATACCCGTTCCTGCAGAAGTACTTCGTCCAAGGAATCATGCTTGGCTCTGTCAAAGGATGAAAGCTTGCATCGATATTAAAGCATTTGCTTTAATATACAAATCAACAACATTGGAGGGGTCGTCTTGAAAAGAACAAAAGGTTACAAAGTACTTGTCACGGCACTGGCATTTGTACTCGTTCTGATGCTGTTGTCCGCCTGCAGTAAGGTCAATAACAGTGGCTCGAATACAAACCAGGGAGCCGAAAAGAACAACGCGTCTTCCGTGGGGAATTCGGCGGAGGAGCTAACACTGTTTATCGATGCACCATGGTACCCTGTCAAGGAATGGAAAGGTCCGATCGCTGATAAAATCACCGAGAAGACGGGAGTTAAGTTGAAGGTGACAGTAGCAACGGACGACAAGCAATTGCCGCTGATGATTGCATCGGGAGATTTACCGGACTTAGTGTTTACGTATGGAAATGTTAGCCGGCTGTCTGACTCGAAACTGTCTTATCCCTGGAATGAGCTGATCGAAAAGTATGCGCCTGACTTTAAGATTGATAAGACGCGGATTGCAATCCATACGATGGATGACGGCAACTTCTACACGATCCGCAATGCTTTCGCAACTCAGGAAGAATGGGCGGCAAATAAATACGCATTGGGCAACAACGGCAATCCGGGCATTGCCGTACGTGAGGATATCTTGAAGCAACTCGGGAACCCACCCATTAAGACGCTGGACGATTTCGTCAACGTGCTGGGCATGGTTAAGGACAAGTATCCAGACATGGTACCGCTTATTATGGACAAGGAATGGATCGAGCAATACTTTTTGATGCAGTTTGGCGTGGATGCGACCTTTGGCAGTCCCTGGTTCGAACAAGGAGGCAAAGTAGACTTTTTCATTCGCCATCAGAAGATGAAGGAATATTTCAAGTTTATGAACAAGCTATACCGAAGCGGCTACATCATGGCGGAAAACTTCGCACACGCCAACGATAAGATCGACGATCAGTACGCGACAAGCGGTAAAGCGTTTGCCCACATGTATACGGTGAGTGTCGCCGACAGCGACAATGCCGTGGTCAAGCGCGAAGGGGGCGCCTTCACATTCAAGATGCTGCCGACCTCTCTGTCGAGTGATGCGAAAATTATCAGCGGAGGGGTTGGCTTCGCAGGTACGTTCATTACGAAGAAAAATAAAAATCCTGAGAAGTCGATCAAATTGCTGCAGTACTTGGCAACCGACGAAGGTAAGAAGCTCACGATGTTCGGAATCGAGGGAGAACATTGGACCTGGAACGAAGAAGGTTATCCGAATCTGAAGTATAATCCGAATAACGCCCAATTTGTCGAAAGCAATGGGATTAAATGGTGGTATCTGTATAACGATGGCATAACGGAAGGGCTATGGAGCTACGTACCGGGTACGATGACGACCCAATCGCTCATGGAAATCAAGAAAATTACCAAGTATAAGCCGGAGCTTGGCCTGATTCAGGCAGGGCCGGACTCAAAAGAGAGAACAATGAGGACCAAGATTGATGAAATGATCAAAAACGAGAAGGTCAAGGTATATCTAGCCAAATCCGAAGAGGAAGCGATGGCCAACTACGAGAACATGGTCAAGAATGCAGAGCAGCTCGGACTGCAAAAACTCGTTGATTGGGCTAATGAGACCTACCAGAAAAGGAAAGATTTATTCAAGTAAGCAAACGGTAACCGGTAGGGGCAATTATGCCTCTACCGGATTTTGGTTGCTCATGATATGGTTATAAGGAAATTCTGAAGGCAGAGGTATCTGTGATCATGAGCATAGTCCGCAAAATTATTGTTGGTTACATCGTACTGATTTTTATTCCAGTCATCGTTTTTGGATACTACTACTACAATCAAATCTATGGAAATCTGACGAAGCAATTCGTTGAAAGCCGGCAAAAGATACTGGAACAAGCATACGCAAATATGAAAGCAGATCTAACACGAATACAATCCATCCATCGTCTCCTACAATACAATCCATATGTGACTGATTATCTGGATGGCCTTTATGAATCGGACGCCGAGAGTATCTTTGCTTATACGCGTTATATCAATCCGATATTCACACAATCTTTTTTTTCCAACCCGGAGATAGAATCGCTGAGAATTTATAAGATAAAGCAACAGGTACTCACAATCACCGATCGGTTTATCGACACATCCTTGCAAGGGGGAGAAGCTGACGAGATTTCCCTTTCGTTGAAGCCGGGTTATGGAAAGTGGACACTGCTCGAGCCACAAGCTCCGGAACCACAGCTAATCTATTATCAGAATATTTATAATAACAATATAACCGAGAAACTTGGACTTCTAGAGATACGTATCAACTGCGATTTGATTCATAGGTTCTATAAAGCAGCAGGGGTTGAAGGGAACTGGAAGTCCTCTTTACTGTCTGAGATCGGCAAGCCATTGGTCAATGGAGAAGCTACATCGAGACTTGATGATAAAACACTGAAACTGCTAGAAGCGAATGAAAGCAATGCTTACGTTATCACTAGGCAAACGATCGTGAATCAACTGGATATCAAGGAACTTGGGGTTCGAATCGTCATTATGGGGAAGGTAGAAGAAGTATTTCGCGCTGTAAAAGAAAAGGAAGCTGTACTGATCTTAACAATATTCGCTTTTCTGGCAGCCTTGTCCTTTGCTTACTATCTGCTTGCATCAACCATCACAAAGCGCATCCTTCGGCTTGCAAGACATATGCGCAATCTTGGTGACGATAATATGAAGTTGATTGTCAACCGCCATGACAATCAAGATGAAATAGGATTTCTCATCAACACATACAATAACATGATCAACCGAATGGATGAGCTTATCAACAACGTCCATCGCGCTGAATTACGAAATAAAGAAGCTGCCTATCAAGTGCTTCAGGCGCAGATCAAGCCGCATTTCTTGTATAATACCCTGGAAACGATCCGGATGCTCGCCGAAATCGCCAATAACAAAGAGGTAGCGAACATCTCGTTCTGGTTCGGGAAACTGATGCGCTACAGCTTGTCTTCTCAAAAGGAAGAAACGGTGCTCGCGAGGGAAATTGAGACGGTAACCTTTTATCTCAACATTCATAAAATGCGGCTTCTTGACAGGCTGACCTACGAAATTAATGTTAATGTGAATGCAGATAAAATTGCATGTCCGAGATTCATGCTTCAGCCTCTTATTGAGAATAGTATTGTTCACGGAGCGTCAACTGTGATTCGGCCCGTTCATATTCAGGTTCAAGCAGAAGAAACCGTGGATGAAACCCGGATCTACATTATTGACAATGGGGCAGGCATCCCACAAGAGAGATTGCACACCATCCAAAGTAAATTGTATCGCGACATTGAGACGAAACCATTGAGTGAGGGAGGAGGACTAGGGCTCTATAATGTCAGCGAGCGTATCAAATCTTTCTATCGTGGCGCGTCTCGGCTGGAACTTACAAGCGAACAGGGTAAAGGCACATGCCTGACCATCATAATTGATAAAAGGGACGGCGAGTAAACGATGAAAATACTGATTGTCGATGACGAGCCACTGATTCTGAAGGGTCTTATGAAGGTTGTTAATGAAGTGGCGCCTCCTGGTACGAAAGTTCGTGTGGCAAATAACGTGTCTGAGGCACTTGTGGTCATGCAGGCATATTTGCCGGATGTCACGGTTACGGATCTGAATATGCCGGAGAGGAACGGATTTGAATTGATCGAGGAAGCTCGAAAAGGCGGATTGTGTGATCGATTTATTATTTTGACTGGATATGAAGATTTTGATTATGTTCGTAAAGCGCTGCGCGTAGGCGTCGTGGACTATTTATTGAAACCGATCGACAAGAATGAAATTGCGAATCTACTGGCGAGAATTGCAGAGGATCTACCTCCCGACTCGGATTCGGATTACACTATTCATTCCAAACGGATCCTTCTTTACATGGAAAGCCATTACATGCAAGACCTTTCGTTGGGGCATCTTGCGGATTTAATGAATCTTCATCCGCACTATATCAGCAGATTGTTCAAGAAGGAAACAGGCGATAACTTTGTAAATTATTTAAACACACTGCGAATCAGAGAAGCGCAGAAACTGCTGAAAGCTCGCTGGCATCTTCCTGTAAATGTGATCGGACAGAGGGTTGGGTTTGAGAACAAGCATTACTTTACGAAGGTTTTCAAAAAATATACGGGTATCACTCCAGGAGCATATCGTGAGGATGGAGTGACTGAATCTACCGATGGAGGGGATAGTTGTTGACAGATCTTAAGTTGTTATTTAAGAGTCCGGCTACGAAATGGGATGAGGCACTGCCGATCGGTAACGGCAGGCTGGGAGCGATGGTGTATGGACAGACTCAACTGGAACGATTGCAATTAAACGAGGACTCCGTCTGGTACGGCGGACCACGGGACCGTAATAACCCGGATGCAAAGGCAAATCTTCCGGAAATCCGACGTTTGATATTTGAAGGAAAGTTGAAGGAAGCTGAGAGGCTCGCTGTCTTGGCGTTGTCCGGTTTGCCGGAATCGCAGCGGCATTATTTGCCTCTCGGTCACCTTTTTCTTGACTTCTCTCTTCCAGACGGCGAACCGGATAATTACGAACGTACACTTGATATGGAAAAAGGCACCGTTTCGGTCACCTTCAGTCAGGGCGGCGTTTTATTTAGACGCGAGTTCTTTGCCAGTTACGTTGATCAGGCAATCATTATGAGGCTTACAGCAAATCGGTCTGGTGCAATCGGTTTCACCTCACGTCTGGAGCGTGGCCGTTGGCGGTACGCTGACAATGCCGGACGAGAGGGAAACAACGCGATCTGGATGAGCGGGAATTGCGGTGGTGAAGGGGGCAGCCAGTATGGTGTAGTGCTGAGAGCAACAGCTGAAGACGGCACGGTAAAAGCAGTCGGCGAGCACCTGGTCGTGGAGAATGCAAGTAGTGTGACACTTGTTCTGTCCGCCGCAACTACATTCCGTTTCCTTGATCCGCTGGGGGAAGCAAGGGAGAAAGCGGAGAGTGCCGTTCTTCTCGGTTATGCAGCGCTATATCGGCACCACATAGACGACTATTGCGAACTGTTCGGACGAGTATCGCTGTCGATGGTTACGAAAAACGTGGAAATCGGACGCATGAGCCTATCACAACGCATGGACAGGCTCAGCGGTGGAGAATCTGATCCCGACCTTTTTGCGCTCTATTTTCAGTTCGGCCGTTACTTGCTCATATCCTCCAGTCGGCCTGGCTCGCTGCCCGCTAATTTGCAGGGCATCTGGAACGAGCAATTCCTTCCGCCGTGGGACAGCAAATATACGATCAACATCAACGCGCAGATGAATTACTGGCCGGCGGAATCGTGCGCGCTTTCCGAATGTCACGAGCCTCTCTTTGAGTTGCTGGACCGGATGCGCGAGCCCGGCCGGCATACGGCGTCCGTCATGTACGGCTGCAGGGGGTTCACTGCTCACCATAATACCGATATCTGGGCGGATACTGCTCCACAGGATACATGGCTACCCTCCACCTATTGGCCGATGGGAGCCGCATGGCTCTCGCTGCATTTATGGGAGCATTACCAATTTACAATGGATGTGGAGTTTCTCGGCAGCGCATACCAAACCTTGCGGGAAGCTGCGTTGTTCTTGATCGATTACGTCGTGGAAACTCCGGGCGGTGAGTTGGTTACCTGCCCATCTGTGTCACCGGAGAATACATATATCCTTCCAAACGGAGAATCGGGCGTACTATGCGCCGGACCATCGATGGACACGCAGATCATTCGTGAACTATTCAAAGCAGTACAAGAGTCCGAACGGATACTCGGCATTCAAAAAAGTGAGGCTCTAGGACCGGAGTTGCAACGGGTACTGATGAAGCTTCCTCAGGAGAAAATTGGACGGCACGGCCAACTTCAGGAATGGTATGAAGATTATGAAGAGGCGGAGCCGGGTCATCGCCACATCTCCCATCTATTTGCCTTGTATCCCGGCAGCCAGATCACGCCCGATGGCACACCCGAACTGGCGGCAGCGGCACTTCGCACGCTGGAGAGGCGGTTGGTGAACGGTGGAGGCCATACCGGATGGAGTCGAGCATGGATCATTAATTTCTGGGCTAGACTTAGGAACGGCGAGGAAGCGTTGAACAATCTTATCGCGCTTCTCACGCATTCAACGCTACCAAATTTTTTCGACAATCATCCGCCTTTCCAGATTGATGGAAATTTTGGCGGTGCGGCTGCGATCGCTGAAATGCTTCTTCAGAGCCATGCCGGCGAGATACATCTTTTGCCTTCGCTACCACAGGTGTGGCATTCGGGGAAGGTGACAGGTCTTCGTGCCAGAGGCGGCTTCTCGGTCGACATTGAGTGGGCGGAAGGAACTCTAAAATTCGCTCGGGTTGTTTCTTGTAAAGCCGCTGCCCTATGCAAGGTGCGTAGCAGCATCAACGTATCGGTAACGGCTAACGGAGCACCGGTCGATGTCTGGCAGGAGAATGGAGTCGTCGTCTTCGAGACCGTTGTTGGAGGAGTTTATAACCTCGAGGCGTCCATACCGAACATTTTTGGGCCATCTGGGCGGTAAAATTTCGGTACAACTAATTTCCTTTTAAAAATCGGGATGTTTTATCGAACGAATATCCGAGTAAGCAGCTGATGCTAGAAGAAGTGAAGCAACGCACCTATACGATTATGAAAGAGGCGCAGGTGGTGATCAACGTTTCCTAAGCTCACCTTTACACTCGGTGTCGGCACACCACATCTTGGTGTCGACAGCTTGATTCGTCAAGTTTGGCATAAATCTTCACATACACACGAGATGAAGTATAATGAGGTTTCTTATATAGATATTACTGATTTTTTCCGATCTATGATTTCGTACAACCTTTTCCAAATGTTTTTTCCCAAGTAACATACGACTCCATTTGACACGGAGAGTTTGGTACTGTCTTGTTATTTGTCAAAAATATATTGAACTATTAAATCATTGAATTAGGGAGCAGTGGCGGCTACTGCTCTTTTCATTTATTCGAAAGAATAGCTAAGCTTCGGTAGCATCGCTGCGAGCGACACATGGTCACATTACTAGCTGCTTATATTAGAGGTATTTTCATGTCCAATAAATAAAATGAATGTGCATTGTCGAGATAATCTTGTCGCTAATGGGTATAGTTTCTTGTCGTTAAAAAAAGTTGAAGTACAACGACATGAAGTTCCCTATTAAGAAACCTTGATAAGTCAAAGGTTTCTTACAAGTAATTACCCCGAATAAATTCTTGCGGCATGAAAATCCCATCAAAACGTGAGAAATACAACTCTTCGAGGAGTAGTAGTGAAAAAAAGAATCATACAAAATATACGTTTGTATGATTCTTTTGATATAACACTTATTTTTTTAAAAGCGAATGATTTGTTTGAGGGCAGTCGTTTTTTTAATGTGTTACGCCGGACGTCGAATTGGACGAAGGATATGTCCAAATTTAGAAGGACCGCAGAAGGCCTGGGAAATCCTCATTCACCCCTCCTAATTCTGAAATCCTATAACTTTATATAAAAATGGTTCTTGGTCCCAGTAACTAACAACTGTTATAATATCACCGATTTGTGCATAACCGTTTAATACTTTACATTTCATTTCTAACACATCCATTTCCGTGTTCCGGTATATTCTTTTATTTGCCAGGGTGTTTTCTTTTGCTTTGTAAATTTAAGTAATCAGCTTGAATGCACGATTAGCGTTCTAAGAAATAGCATTTCAAGGACTGGAAAAACTGATCGAGCTTTGCGCGGTCGATTGCGCCTAAGACGGCTGACTTCCAATCAGCCGATCTACAATATGCTTGAGCGCTATATTGAGCGTGAGGTGCTTCCCGTCTCTGGGCAAAATGGACTGGGGCAGGTCGTTTTCTCCCCGTTAGCCCAAGGAATCTTAACCGGTAAATACAAGCTAGGACAACCGCTTCCTACCGATAGCCGTGCAGCCAACAACTCCGTGAATGGCGTCATCAACAGCTACCTTAACAATAGCGTCCTGCTTACTGTTCATGAGCTAGAGCAAATTGCACTTGGACTAGACATCACGCTCGTTCAACTTGCCCTTGCATGGGTGCTTCGCCAGCCATGTGTAAGCTCAGCGCTGATTGGCGCGACAAAGCCTGAACAGAATGAAAAAACGACCCTCGCCCCAATAAAAACTGGGAATGAAAGTCATTTTTTTATGCGTATCTTTTAGATTGCTCTTAAAAACTACAGGTTCTTCAATGGCCTCGACTCCCTAAGCTCTCTTCGTTACTCGTAATACGTGCTTAACCTGGCCAAGGAAGGCTTCCAGCATGTAGCCCACAAATACGATCTGAAAGGAAATCCAGATCATCTGAAATGGCTTCACACAATTATTTCAAATGCAAAAGCATTTATTAGTGATAAATAATAACTTAATCTTGATTGTATGGTTGTAAAAGATTATTATGGACTTGTAGATAGGAGTGATACCATGCCTATTATTCAAGCGCTGGACAGAGCATTGAAAATATTGGACTTATTCGACGAGCATACGACTGAGCTGAAAATTACAGAAATCAGCGCAAGAATGGAGCTTCACAAGAGTACGATACACTCCTTATTGAAAACTCTTCAGTTACACGGT is drawn from Paenibacillus sp. V4I7 and contains these coding sequences:
- a CDS encoding DUF5110 domain-containing protein, which codes for MVKFLKLRYKLMPYIYSLEALFLIEAFDFREDVQSHNVDDQFMFGPALLVCPVTTAMYYGPESRKLHGVSKYRNVYLPVGDWYDYWTDGRTEGGRTIKSKANLETMPLYVRAGSIVPLGTNIQYADEHPAGDIRLKVYPGKDAIFIFYEDEGDSYGYEEGAFVTIEIQWNEAYGLLAKPVNARSLTMVSHSQSGKTMSANPGNSDNFSMAKLFQKFGHVIISPQSPLYIPDEIRSKIDNAFSKILAYR
- a CDS encoding extracellular solute-binding protein, whose translation is MKRTKGYKVLVTALAFVLVLMLLSACSKVNNSGSNTNQGAEKNNASSVGNSAEELTLFIDAPWYPVKEWKGPIADKITEKTGVKLKVTVATDDKQLPLMIASGDLPDLVFTYGNVSRLSDSKLSYPWNELIEKYAPDFKIDKTRIAIHTMDDGNFYTIRNAFATQEEWAANKYALGNNGNPGIAVREDILKQLGNPPIKTLDDFVNVLGMVKDKYPDMVPLIMDKEWIEQYFLMQFGVDATFGSPWFEQGGKVDFFIRHQKMKEYFKFMNKLYRSGYIMAENFAHANDKIDDQYATSGKAFAHMYTVSVADSDNAVVKREGGAFTFKMLPTSLSSDAKIISGGVGFAGTFITKKNKNPEKSIKLLQYLATDEGKKLTMFGIEGEHWTWNEEGYPNLKYNPNNAQFVESNGIKWWYLYNDGITEGLWSYVPGTMTTQSLMEIKKITKYKPELGLIQAGPDSKERTMRTKIDEMIKNEKVKVYLAKSEEEAMANYENMVKNAEQLGLQKLVDWANETYQKRKDLFK
- a CDS encoding glycoside hydrolase family 26 protein, whose translation is MISYIGMLGADRRVGYDVTKIEDVYGRKHALYLAYVGWRKVQTDTNTYFPARTAERVKALDGALQIGWEPRYGIDDVQDDEYVRRFAREAKASGIPIFLRYASEMNGAWVPWHGEPQKYIEKFRLIHDIMAEDAPNVAMVWSPNFWPPDTIDDYYPGDSYVDWVGFPLYSTPFSAGQEQLKGTVIDTFAPLYDRYRHKPIMISEGAIAHTYLPTNKAYWSWAESQLGYMYGLLPRLFPQVKAITYFNFSRSQAVRTNGNYVYDIGENPFMDGFYQRLIASDWFLSKIEPGVDPIQYRYTPFLGRSLPTGKQNVLVYPTLENELGEPPFAIAIYQGNQFLGVSYEAPWEIEIQVSTCYQHGCLQIVQSETGPS
- a CDS encoding sugar ABC transporter permease; amino-acid sequence: MELDTQLARPSAKVGEKALLWKRFKQQKMLHLFVGLGMIFLLIFSYTPMFGIIMAFKDYSISSGIKGIFTSEWVGLKYFDEFVNDYQFGTIVRNTLMLSLLKVIFTFPAPIIFAIMLNEVKHMAFKRLVQTVSYLPHFISWVVVVSLAFFFLSADVGLVNKALLGLGLIDKQLDVLTNANYFWGLAVGSAMWKEMGWWTIIFLAAITGINPALYEAAQIDGAGRLARIRHITIPSMKGTIIVVLILTIGSILGGGLVGSNFEQAYLLGNTINNPTSEIVQTYAFKVGLRDGRFSYAAAIDLIQSFISVLLIFSSNYIAKRKSDSSLF
- a CDS encoding carbohydrate ABC transporter permease, with the translated sequence MIYVVLLIIMLTMLYPFYYVLIVSFNRGSDSLLGGVYLWPRSVTLENYKTFLADPKWFRAFLVTVSRTVLGTTLGVLFTCLVAYGLSHRNLLFSKFYFTVIIFAMYFSGGLIPYYVLLRSIGLLNTFGVYIIPSMLSTFFLLIAISFFREIPGELMESAHMDGASEFVVFFRIVLPVSMPLIATMSLFMGVGQWNSWLDSAYFVQSESLRTLTYRMMEIINKFNSPMDALAVANGSSSGVTSFSLQVTAMVVSIAPIVCIYPFLQKYFVQGIMLGSVKG
- a CDS encoding response regulator, with translation MKILIVDDEPLILKGLMKVVNEVAPPGTKVRVANNVSEALVVMQAYLPDVTVTDLNMPERNGFELIEEARKGGLCDRFIILTGYEDFDYVRKALRVGVVDYLLKPIDKNEIANLLARIAEDLPPDSDSDYTIHSKRILLYMESHYMQDLSLGHLADLMNLHPHYISRLFKKETGDNFVNYLNTLRIREAQKLLKARWHLPVNVIGQRVGFENKHYFTKVFKKYTGITPGAYREDGVTESTDGGDSC
- a CDS encoding sensor histidine kinase yields the protein MSIVRKIIVGYIVLIFIPVIVFGYYYYNQIYGNLTKQFVESRQKILEQAYANMKADLTRIQSIHRLLQYNPYVTDYLDGLYESDAESIFAYTRYINPIFTQSFFSNPEIESLRIYKIKQQVLTITDRFIDTSLQGGEADEISLSLKPGYGKWTLLEPQAPEPQLIYYQNIYNNNITEKLGLLEIRINCDLIHRFYKAAGVEGNWKSSLLSEIGKPLVNGEATSRLDDKTLKLLEANESNAYVITRQTIVNQLDIKELGVRIVIMGKVEEVFRAVKEKEAVLILTIFAFLAALSFAYYLLASTITKRILRLARHMRNLGDDNMKLIVNRHDNQDEIGFLINTYNNMINRMDELINNVHRAELRNKEAAYQVLQAQIKPHFLYNTLETIRMLAEIANNKEVANISFWFGKLMRYSLSSQKEETVLAREIETVTFYLNIHKMRLLDRLTYEINVNVNADKIACPRFMLQPLIENSIVHGASTVIRPVHIQVQAEETVDETRIYIIDNGAGIPQERLHTIQSKLYRDIETKPLSEGGGLGLYNVSERIKSFYRGASRLELTSEQGKGTCLTIIIDKRDGE